The Gloeomargarita sp. SKYB120 DNA segment TACATCCCATCTCTCACCCCATCTAACCTTTGGCACCATTAGTAGCCGGCAAGTCTATCAAGCAGTGCAACAAAAACGCTGCGAATATCCTGACCATCACCGCGCTGTTTTATCCCTACGAGCGTTTCGGGACCGGTTGCGTTGGCGTGATTCAGCCAGTCAACGTTTATACGATAATCCCCACCTGGTGCATCAAAATCTCTACCCTGAATTTGACGATTATTACACCGACGAACCCCTACCGCCGGAAAAACAGGAATTATTCTGGCGCTGGCAACAAGGGTTGACCGGATTTCCCTTGGTAGATGCCAGTATGCGGCAGTTACGGCACATGGGGTGGATGAATTTTCGGATGCGGGCCATGTGCGCCACGTTTTTAACTATCAATTGTGGGATTTCTTGGCATCATGGGGCGCGGCACTATATGCAGTATTTGATTGATGGGGATTTAGCGATTGACCACTGGCAATGGCAAAGTCAAGCAGGGATTACCAATCCCCTATCCCCCGGTTTTCGCATTTATAACCCTGAGCGCAACGCCCGTGAACGGGATGAAAACTGGCAATTTATTCATTACTGGGTGCCGGAGTTACGTGCCAT contains these protein-coding regions:
- a CDS encoding FAD-binding domain-containing protein; this encodes CTNFFLDPNGHGDDWLEKYYDYQNQPLYPTPERLATPPLTFKTPQIALADVPQTFHLNCVPNSWFKGGESQAQATLKSFLERRFQGYHWRLSRPWLAQQGSTSHLSPHLTFGTISSRQVYQAVQQKRCEYPDHHRAVLSLRAFRDRLRWRDSASQRLYDNPHLVHQNLYPEFDDYYTDEPLPPEKQELFWRWQQGLTGFPLVDASMRQLRHMGWMNFRMRAMCATFLTINCGISWHHGARHYMQYLIDGDLAIDHWQWQSQAGITNPLSPGFRIYNPERNARERDENWQFIHYWVPELRAIRPEDWGKVTVANYPPPMLDWSKTRQQNGLIIQQIRERIRQRLQAEGGLELQRAQWTQEAIKRYHQRWKKYYEQVAGVQQLSLDLGGELQ